The genome window CCGCGGGTGCAGAATCACGGATCCGTCATCGATCCGTTGTCCGCACGTCATGATCGCCTCGCAGAAGGGCGCGGTCACGACAGGAGATCCGTCCATGAACCTTCGCTTCGCCCTTCTCTTCGCTGCCGCGCCGTCGGCACTCGCCGCGCAGGATGTGCCGGAAATGACGGCCACGCTTGCCGCGCATGCGATGTTGCCCGCGCAATCCTTCGTTGCAGCCCCCGACGATGCGCCCGCGATGTTCAACATGTCGGGCCGCTTCACCGGAGACGGCCGGACCGAAGATCTTTACGCAATTCACGACGATGCAACGGGCCTTTCGCGGCCTTTCCCGGGCCAGCCGCTGCAGGGGTTCTCCGGCATCCGATCGTTGGGCGGGGATCGCTTTCTCGTGCTGACCGACAACGGCTTCGGCTCCAAGTCCAATTCCGCCGACGCGCTCCTCATGTTCCATGAGCTTCGGATCGACTGGACGGCGGGCCGGGTGATTCCGTCGCGAACAACGTTCCTGAGTGACCCGAACCGAATCGTGCCCTTCCCGATCGTCAACGAGGCGACAGCCACGCGCTATCTCACGGGGGCTGATTTCGACCTCGAATCGATCCAGCCGGTCGGCGAAGGCTACTGGATCGGCGACGAGTTCGGTCCCTGGCTGATCGAGGTCGACGGCGATGGTGTCGTCCGGCAGGTCGTCGCGACCGAGCCCGAAGGAGAGATCATCCGCTCGCCCGACAACGCGGTCGTCGCCACACCCAATCCGGGCGGCACGCTCGAGCCGGAGGTGCGCGCCATGCGTTCGGGCGGCTACGAGGGGATGGCGCTCTCCGAAGACGGTCGTACGCTATACCCCCTGCTGGAGAAGCCCCTGTGGGATCCGGATGCGGGAGAAGCCATGCGGATCGAGGGCACGCCGGTTCTGCCGATGTTCGAATTGAATACCGACACGTCCGAATGGGGCGACCGAACGCTCTATTATCCGCTCGAGGATGCAGGCCACGCGATCGGCGA of Palleronia sp. LCG004 contains these proteins:
- a CDS encoding esterase-like activity of phytase family protein, whose amino-acid sequence is MNLRFALLFAAAPSALAAQDVPEMTATLAAHAMLPAQSFVAAPDDAPAMFNMSGRFTGDGRTEDLYAIHDDATGLSRPFPGQPLQGFSGIRSLGGDRFLVLTDNGFGSKSNSADALLMFHELRIDWTAGRVIPSRTTFLSDPNRIVPFPIVNEATATRYLTGADFDLESIQPVGEGYWIGDEFGPWLIEVDGDGVVRQVVATEPEGEIIRSPDNAVVATPNPGGTLEPEVRAMRSGGYEGMALSEDGRTLYPLLEKPLWDPDAGEAMRIEGTPVLPMFELNTDTSEWGDRTLYYPLEDAGHAIGDFNLIGGTRGLIIERDNGQGAPDFSETPAEFKRIYLVDLSRSDGNGVLEKIAYIDLMRIKDPDGIAQRGTGDGTFTFPFVTIENVDRVDETTIVVANDNNYPFSVGREAGRADDNEFILLDVAEFLTAE